One genomic segment of Pseudomonas chlororaphis subsp. aurantiaca includes these proteins:
- a CDS encoding sigma-54 dependent transcriptional regulator codes for MLEATALRRLLVVDPCDDCHRLLPGLRTVGWDVDSCDLESAVDRGCDVGLLRLQAFHLERPEAVKDLISRSGTEWIAVLSPDVLRLQKVGDFVCEWFFDFHTLPFDVSRVQVTLGRAFGMARLRGQGHIHVAQPEHELLGDSRPIRDLRKLLSKLAPTESPVLIRGESGTGKELVARTLHRQSQRHSKPFVAINCGAIPEHLIQSELFGHEKGAFTGAHQRKVGRIEAAHGGTLFLDEIGDLPLELQANLLRFLQEKHIERVGGSQPIPVDVRVLAATHVDLEAAIDKGRFREDLYYRLNVLQVVTAPLRERHGDIGMLANHFSHFYSQETGRRPRSFSEDALAAMGKHDWPGNVRELANRVRRGLVLAEGRQIEARDLGLLSPQASIAPMGTLEDYKHRAERQALCDVLNRHSDNLSVAARVLGVSRPTFYRLLHKHQIR; via the coding sequence ATGCTTGAAGCGACCGCCTTACGCCGCCTTTTAGTGGTTGACCCGTGCGACGATTGCCATCGTCTGCTGCCTGGATTACGCACGGTGGGCTGGGATGTCGACAGTTGTGACCTGGAGTCGGCCGTCGATCGCGGCTGTGATGTCGGCTTGCTGCGTTTGCAGGCTTTTCACCTGGAGCGACCGGAGGCGGTCAAGGACCTGATCAGCCGCAGCGGTACCGAGTGGATCGCGGTGCTCAGCCCGGACGTGTTGCGCCTGCAGAAAGTCGGCGATTTTGTCTGCGAGTGGTTTTTCGATTTCCACACCCTGCCGTTCGATGTCTCGCGGGTCCAGGTAACCCTCGGACGGGCTTTCGGCATGGCCCGCCTGCGTGGCCAGGGGCACATCCATGTCGCTCAGCCCGAGCATGAGCTGCTGGGCGACAGCCGACCGATCCGCGACTTGCGCAAACTCTTGAGCAAACTGGCGCCCACCGAGTCGCCGGTGCTGATTCGCGGCGAAAGCGGTACCGGCAAGGAGCTGGTGGCCAGGACCCTGCACCGCCAGTCGCAGCGCCACAGCAAGCCCTTCGTGGCGATCAACTGCGGGGCGATCCCCGAACACTTGATCCAGTCCGAACTGTTCGGCCATGAGAAGGGCGCGTTCACCGGCGCCCATCAACGCAAGGTCGGGCGTATCGAGGCGGCCCATGGCGGCACGCTGTTTCTCGACGAAATCGGCGACCTGCCGCTGGAGCTGCAGGCCAATCTGTTGCGCTTTTTGCAGGAAAAACACATTGAACGGGTGGGCGGCAGCCAACCGATCCCGGTGGATGTACGGGTGCTGGCGGCGACTCATGTCGACCTCGAGGCGGCGATCGACAAAGGACGCTTTCGCGAAGACCTGTATTACCGCCTGAACGTGTTGCAGGTGGTCACCGCGCCACTGCGCGAACGGCATGGTGATATCGGCATGCTGGCCAACCATTTTTCCCACTTCTATAGCCAGGAAACCGGGCGCCGGCCGCGCAGTTTCAGCGAAGACGCGCTGGCGGCCATGGGCAAGCACGACTGGCCGGGCAATGTCCGCGAGCTGGCCAACCGGGTGCGGCGTGGCCTGGTACTGGCCGAGGGCCGGCAGATCGAGGCCCGGGACCTGGGGCTGCTGAGCCCGCAGGCCAGCATCGCGCCCATGGGCACGCTGGAGGACTACAAGCACCGGGCCGAGCGCCAGGCCCTGTGCGATGTGTTGAATCGGCACAGCGACAACCTGAGTGTCGCGGCCAGGGTGCTGGGCGTATCGCGCCCGACTTTCTACCGGTTGCTGCACAAGCATCAGATCCGCTAG
- the nhaB gene encoding sodium/proton antiporter NhaB, producing MSGSLAQAFTHNFLGHSPRWYKASILTFLLLNPLLLFTVGPVAAGWMLVAEFIFALAMALKCYPLMPGGLLVLEAVALGMTTPEALYDELVHNFPVILLLMFMVAGIYFMKELLLFLFSRLLLGVRSKALLGLLFCFLSAFLSAFLDALTVTAVIISAAVGFYSVYHRVASGGDPRQDSEFNDDQHLPLLHHQDLEQFRAFLRSLLMHGAVGTALGGVCTLVGEPQNLLIGHEMGWHFADFFLKVAPVSLPVLVAGLVTCVLLEKLRWFGYGTLLPDNVRAVLANYAAEDNAERTDRQRAALLVQGVAALILIAALALHIAEVGLIGLMVIVLITVFTGITDEHRLGNAFKDAMPFTALLVVFFAVVAVIHDQQLFTPLIQWVLALPAGQQPGMLFIANGLLSAISDNVFVATIYITEVKQAFVSGQMSREHFETLAVAINTGTNLPSVATPNGQAAFLFLLTSAIAPLVRLSYGRMVWMALPYTLVMGALGWYAVSYWL from the coding sequence ATGTCCGGTTCACTGGCCCAGGCTTTCACCCACAACTTTCTCGGCCATTCACCGCGCTGGTACAAAGCCAGCATCCTCACCTTCCTGCTGCTCAACCCCTTGCTGCTGTTCACGGTCGGCCCGGTGGCGGCCGGCTGGATGCTGGTGGCCGAGTTCATCTTCGCCCTGGCCATGGCCCTCAAGTGCTACCCGCTGATGCCCGGCGGCCTGCTGGTGCTGGAAGCCGTGGCGCTGGGCATGACCACGCCCGAGGCACTGTACGACGAACTGGTGCACAACTTCCCGGTGATCCTGCTGCTGATGTTCATGGTGGCCGGCATCTATTTCATGAAGGAACTGCTGCTGTTCCTGTTCTCCCGGCTGTTGCTGGGGGTGCGCTCCAAGGCGCTGCTGGGCCTGCTGTTCTGCTTTCTCTCGGCCTTCCTCTCGGCGTTTCTCGACGCGCTGACGGTCACCGCGGTGATCATCAGCGCCGCGGTGGGCTTCTATTCGGTGTATCACCGGGTGGCCTCCGGCGGCGACCCGCGCCAGGACAGCGAATTCAACGACGACCAGCATCTGCCCCTGTTGCATCATCAGGACCTGGAACAGTTCCGCGCCTTCCTGCGCAGCCTGCTGATGCACGGTGCGGTGGGCACCGCCCTGGGTGGCGTCTGCACCCTGGTGGGCGAGCCGCAGAACCTGCTGATCGGCCATGAAATGGGTTGGCACTTCGCCGACTTCTTCCTCAAGGTCGCCCCGGTGTCGCTGCCGGTGCTGGTGGCCGGGCTGGTGACTTGCGTGCTGCTGGAGAAACTGCGCTGGTTCGGCTACGGCACCCTGCTGCCGGACAACGTGCGCGCGGTGCTGGCCAACTATGCCGCCGAAGACAACGCCGAACGCACCGACCGGCAACGCGCGGCGCTGCTGGTACAGGGCGTGGCCGCGCTGATCCTGATTGCCGCGCTGGCCCTGCATATCGCCGAGGTCGGACTGATCGGCCTGATGGTGATCGTGCTGATTACCGTGTTCACCGGCATCACCGACGAGCACCGCCTGGGCAATGCGTTCAAGGATGCGATGCCGTTCACTGCCCTGCTGGTGGTGTTTTTCGCGGTAGTCGCGGTGATTCACGACCAGCAGCTGTTCACCCCGCTGATCCAGTGGGTGCTGGCGCTGCCGGCGGGCCAGCAGCCGGGCATGCTGTTTATCGCCAACGGGCTGTTGTCGGCCATCAGCGATAATGTGTTCGTCGCCACCATCTACATCACCGAAGTGAAGCAGGCCTTCGTTTCCGGGCAGATGAGCCGCGAGCACTTCGAAACCCTGGCGGTGGCCATCAACACCGGCACCAACCTGCCGAGCGTGGCCACGCCCAACGGCCAGGCGGCGTTCCTGTTCCTGCTGACCTCGGCGATCGCGCCGCTGGTGCGCCTGTCCTATGGACGCATGGTGTGGATGGCGTTGCCTTACACCCTGGTGATGGGTGCGCTGGGCTGGTATGCGGTGAGCTACTGGCTGTAA
- a CDS encoding HAD family hydrolase, whose amino-acid sequence MRGEGQHPIQFLLSDMDGTLLLPDHSLSQRTIAAVRALREAGVFFSLATGRPPRAMLQQIEALGVDLPTAAFNGGTIVNPDGSFLVRHHVPVAVANTVLALLSPQPEVEVWVFADGEWLLRNPRGPMVPREQHGLGYPPVVVERFDHYLPRIDKIVAASADTELLVELEARLLEQVGEQAQISRSQPVYLDVTALQANKGQALITLAEFLGVPLERTAALGDGGNDPAMFQQAGLSIAMGQAEAAVQRQADLVTGSNVADGAAEAIERFILPR is encoded by the coding sequence ATGAGGGGCGAGGGGCAGCATCCCATCCAGTTCCTGCTCAGCGACATGGACGGCACCTTGCTGCTGCCCGATCACAGCCTGAGCCAGCGCACCATCGCCGCGGTGCGCGCGCTGCGCGAAGCCGGGGTGTTCTTCAGCCTCGCCACCGGGCGGCCGCCGCGGGCCATGTTGCAGCAGATCGAAGCCCTGGGCGTCGACCTGCCGACCGCGGCCTTCAATGGCGGCACCATCGTCAACCCCGATGGCAGTTTCCTGGTGCGCCACCATGTGCCGGTAGCGGTTGCCAATACTGTCCTGGCGTTGCTGTCGCCGCAGCCGGAAGTGGAGGTCTGGGTCTTTGCCGACGGTGAATGGCTGCTGCGCAACCCCCGCGGGCCGATGGTGCCGCGCGAGCAGCACGGCCTGGGTTATCCGCCAGTGGTGGTGGAGCGTTTCGACCACTACCTGCCGCGCATCGACAAGATAGTCGCCGCCAGTGCCGACACCGAGCTGTTGGTGGAACTGGAGGCGCGCCTGCTGGAGCAGGTCGGTGAACAGGCGCAAATCTCCCGCTCGCAGCCGGTGTACCTGGATGTGACGGCGCTGCAGGCCAACAAGGGACAGGCGCTGATCACCCTGGCGGAGTTTCTCGGGGTGCCGCTGGAGCGCACCGCGGCGCTGGGCGATGGCGGCAACGACCCGGCGATGTTCCAGCAGGCCGGGTTGTCGATTGCCATGGGCCAGGCCGAAGCAGCGGTGCAACGCCAGGCCGACCTGGTGACGGGCAGCAATGTCGCCGACGGCGCCGCCGAGGCGATCGAACGGTTTATCCTGCCGCGCTAA
- the zwf gene encoding glucose-6-phosphate dehydrogenase yields the protein MTSSRKKSKAQPAPPTTLFLFGAHGDLVKRLLMPALYNLNRDGLLDEGLKIVGVDHNAISDVDFAKKLEDFIRTEAAGKVGNGAQALDPALWAKLANGISYVQGDFLDDSTYDALAAKIAASGTGNAVFYLATAPRFFSEVVQRLGASGLLVEGDNAFRRVVVEKPFGSDLQTAQALNECLLKVMSEKQIYRIDHYLGKETVQNILVSRFSNSLFEAFWNNHYIDHVQITAAETVGVETRGSFYENTGALRDMVPNHLFQLLAMVAMEPPAAFGADAVRGEKAKVVGAIRPWSTEEALANSVRGQYVAGKAGDKPVAGYREEANVAPDSNTETYVALKVMIDNWRWVGVPFYLRTGKRMSVRDTEIAICFKPAPYAQFRDTEVDHLQPTYLRIQIQPNEGMWFDLLAKKPGPTLDMANIELGFAYKNFFEMQPSTGYETLIYDCLTGDQTLFQRADNIENGWRAVQPFLDAWKQKAKVHIYRAGEDGPAAGDELLTRDGREWHSLG from the coding sequence ATGACCTCCTCGCGAAAGAAGTCCAAGGCTCAACCCGCTCCACCCACCACACTGTTTCTGTTCGGCGCCCATGGCGACCTGGTCAAGCGCCTGCTGATGCCGGCGCTGTACAACCTCAACCGTGACGGCCTGCTGGATGAGGGGTTGAAGATTGTCGGCGTCGATCACAACGCGATCAGCGATGTGGACTTCGCCAAGAAGCTCGAGGACTTCATTCGCACCGAGGCCGCCGGCAAGGTCGGCAACGGCGCGCAAGCGCTGGATCCGGCGCTCTGGGCCAAGCTGGCCAACGGCATCAGCTATGTCCAGGGCGACTTCCTGGACGACAGCACCTACGACGCGCTGGCGGCGAAAATCGCCGCCAGCGGCACCGGCAATGCGGTGTTCTACCTGGCCACCGCACCGCGCTTCTTCAGTGAAGTGGTGCAGCGCCTGGGCGCGTCGGGGTTGCTGGTCGAAGGTGACAATGCGTTTCGCCGGGTGGTGGTCGAAAAGCCGTTCGGCTCCGACCTGCAAACGGCGCAAGCGCTGAACGAATGCCTGCTCAAGGTGATGAGCGAGAAGCAGATCTATCGGATCGACCATTACCTGGGCAAGGAGACGGTGCAGAACATTCTGGTCAGCCGTTTCTCCAACAGCCTGTTCGAGGCTTTCTGGAACAACCATTACATCGACCACGTGCAGATCACCGCGGCGGAAACCGTCGGGGTGGAAACCCGTGGCAGCTTTTATGAAAACACCGGCGCCCTGCGCGACATGGTGCCCAATCACCTGTTCCAGCTGCTGGCGATGGTCGCCATGGAACCGCCGGCCGCCTTCGGCGCCGATGCGGTACGCGGCGAAAAGGCCAAGGTGGTGGGGGCGATTCGTCCCTGGAGCACCGAAGAGGCCCTGGCCAACTCGGTGCGCGGCCAGTACGTGGCGGGCAAGGCAGGCGACAAGCCCGTGGCCGGCTACCGCGAAGAAGCCAACGTGGCCCCGGACAGCAACACCGAAACCTACGTTGCCCTCAAGGTGATGATCGACAACTGGCGCTGGGTCGGCGTGCCGTTCTACCTGCGCACCGGCAAGCGCATGAGCGTGCGCGACACCGAGATCGCCATCTGCTTCAAGCCTGCGCCGTACGCGCAGTTCCGCGACACCGAGGTCGACCACTTGCAGCCGACCTACCTGCGCATCCAGATCCAGCCCAATGAAGGCATGTGGTTTGACCTGCTGGCGAAAAAGCCCGGGCCGACCCTGGACATGGCCAATATCGAGCTGGGCTTTGCCTACAAGAACTTCTTCGAGATGCAGCCTTCCACCGGCTACGAGACGCTGATCTACGATTGCCTGACCGGTGACCAGACCCTGTTCCAGCGTGCCGACAACATCGAAAACGGCTGGCGCGCGGTGCAGCCGTTCCTCGATGCCTGGAAGCAAAAGGCCAAGGTCCATATCTACCGGGCCGGCGAAGACGGACCGGCGGCCGGCGACGAGTTGCTGACCCGCGACGGCCGTGAATGGCACAGCCTCGGATGA
- the gnd gene encoding phosphogluconate dehydrogenase (NAD(+)-dependent, decarboxylating): MQLGIIGLGRMGGNIARRLMLNGHETVVYDRNSAFVSTLSDEGAKGVADLPALVAGLEKPRAVWVMLPAGAPTEDTIETLSQLLEPGDVIIDGGNTYYKDDIRRAQALAAKGLNYIDVGTSGGVWGLERGYCMMIGGDAEVVRRLDPLFDALAPGMGDIPRTKDRVAEDDRAERGYIHAGPAGAGHFVKMIHNGIEYGMMQAFAEGFDILKTKASPSLPEDQRFDLNVADIAEVWRRGSVVSSWLLDLTADALATDPQLDGFSGEVADSGEGRWTIEAAIEQAVPVPVLSSSLFARFRSRQQSTYGDKMLSAMRFGFGGHVETPKK; encoded by the coding sequence ATGCAACTGGGGATTATCGGACTGGGCCGCATGGGCGGGAACATTGCACGGCGCCTGATGCTCAATGGGCATGAAACCGTGGTCTATGACCGCAACAGCGCTTTTGTCAGCACCCTGAGTGACGAAGGCGCCAAGGGCGTCGCCGACCTTCCGGCCCTGGTCGCCGGTCTGGAAAAGCCACGCGCGGTCTGGGTCATGCTGCCGGCTGGCGCGCCCACCGAAGACACCATCGAAACCCTCAGCCAGTTGCTCGAACCGGGCGACGTGATCATCGATGGCGGCAACACCTACTATAAGGACGACATTCGTCGCGCCCAGGCGCTGGCGGCAAAGGGCCTGAACTACATCGACGTCGGCACCTCCGGCGGCGTCTGGGGCCTGGAGCGCGGCTACTGCATGATGATCGGCGGCGACGCCGAGGTGGTGCGCCGCCTGGACCCGCTGTTCGATGCGCTGGCACCGGGCATGGGCGACATCCCGCGGACCAAGGACCGGGTGGCTGAAGACGATCGCGCCGAGCGCGGTTACATCCACGCCGGCCCCGCCGGTGCCGGACACTTCGTCAAGATGATCCACAACGGCATCGAGTACGGCATGATGCAGGCCTTCGCCGAGGGCTTCGACATCCTCAAGACCAAAGCCTCGCCAAGCCTGCCGGAAGACCAGCGCTTCGACCTCAACGTCGCCGATATCGCCGAAGTCTGGCGCCGCGGCAGCGTGGTCTCGTCCTGGTTGCTGGACCTGACCGCCGACGCCCTGGCCACCGATCCGCAACTCGACGGTTTCTCCGGCGAAGTGGCCGACAGCGGCGAAGGCCGCTGGACCATCGAAGCCGCCATCGAGCAGGCGGTGCCGGTTCCAGTGCTGTCCAGTTCGCTGTTCGCCCGTTTCCGTTCCCGCCAGCAGAGCACCTATGGCGACAAGATGCTGTCGGCCATGCGCTTCGGCTTCGGCGGCCACGTGGAGACTCCGAAAAAATGA